A genome region from Triticum aestivum cultivar Chinese Spring chromosome 2B, IWGSC CS RefSeq v2.1, whole genome shotgun sequence includes the following:
- the LOC123044780 gene encoding uncharacterized protein → MRPADTTNPIGGCLPHATSKSRHPRRWRLRSRLPLAYVQQKTAKKKPSAHMPDPICRHASPRTPMPPVVLCHRAGGGPKFSLLLLCHRVRSPPQPSHVQPPRRHAPSSTPSTTSSARDPPHDGFMRSCHLTSMRFRLRDITDDGLYSAVEMLDFA, encoded by the exons ATGAGGCCGGCAGATACAACGAATCCCATCGGCGGCTGCCTCCCCCACGCGACATCGAAATCCCGCCACCCTCGTCGATGGCGATTACGCTCACGCCTCCCTCTCGCCTATGTCCAGCAAAAAACGGCGAAAAAAAAACCAAGCGCACACATGCCTGATCCAATCTGCCGCCATGCCTCCCCACGCACTCCCATGCCGCCGGTGGTACTATGTCATCGCGCCGGCGGCGGACCCAAattttctctccttctcctctgccATCGCGTCCGCTCCCCTCCTCAGCCATCACATGTGCAGCCGCCTCGTCGTCACGCTCCCTCTTCGACTCCATCTACTACGAGCTCTGCCAG GGATCCGCCTCATGATGGGTTCATGC GATCCTGTCATTTGACCTCTATGAGATTTAGATTACGAGACATTACAGATGATG GATTATATTCCGCTGTGGAGATGCTGGACTTTGCATGA